The sequence AGAGAGctgagctggctggctggaggctGGACCATGCTGCTGACcacacaggacagagagaacagCGCCCCcacctggatacacacacacacacaatagaatGGGACCACCTGAATTTCGAAACTACACCTTATACAGGCTTTACTGTGAATGACTGACGTTTTATTAGGATGATGAGAGGGTCACTCTACCTTTCCACTTAAGGGTCTGAGCTGGTCCAGAAGCAGTTTAGCTTTGACCGACTTGCTGGAAAGTCCCCTGGTGTTATGAGTTAAGGAGCTGAGACGTAACACAGTGCCCTAGCACCAAGTGGAGACTCATCCGTCCATAAAGACCAGCTACAGGACAGCTGTTTAGAGGTCCTGTTTATTATGTTCAGCCGAGTCATGACACAAGTAGCAAATCATTACCTAGGAAACTGGGTTCAACGTCCCCAAAAGTTGGTTCAAGGTTATGTCTGCTCTGTAAATAAGTGACTGTCTGTGTTTGAGACTAAAGTATCTATTGAGTGTTTCTGTATGGAGACCAACACTGGTGGATAATAACATAAAAAAGGTTTACATAGTACCACACTTCCTCAACCTTGAAGGCAGATTGAGGGCACaagaagagagatgaggaggagtggagatggTGGTGGGAAGGATACAGTTCAAACTCAGTGCTGGAACGCAAGAAGCCGGGGAGGTCAGACAAGGTCACTATCTGGACTAGGTCTAGGACAGGCCGGTAGTACTGGTACACCTAAAAAGaagtacacagagagagagagtgagagagagcgtaaACTTTCCCATGTGACCGATGCAGAACTCCAATAATCTACAGGATGGCTTTCCCTATTGGAAATGTGTCCTTTCATAAAACGGGATGCCCCAGTGTCACAGGAGTTGAGTGACAGTGGTAAGACTGCTGTTTGCATGTTTTGTACTTTTATTGACCCTCCACTTCCCAACAGTGTCAGCTTTGTTCAGCCACTGTGTCAGGTATTAACAGGCTGTGcgttcgtctgtgtgtgtgtgtatgtgtgtgtgtgtgtttgagagagagcgGAGCGAGGTTTAATAAGTCGCTGGCATGGCTTTCACCCAATCAGCTCAATGTTCCCTTTCCCAGAGGTCGGGATAAGCCCCAAAACCGATTTCCCAAACTAAAGCGAGGAACTGTTCACAGGTCACTGTGAAGAGATTGAAATTCATCGATCCAAAGACTGCTGCCTCTAACACTTTAACtttcagaaaaacaacaaatactTTTCTTTTCAAACCCTTTCAACTAATCTTCCCAAACAGATCTACTATTAATCAGACATGCAGGTTGACCTTGTTATTTCAAGGTTTTATGTAAGGTAGAATCCAGTTCTCTTTTGTTTCGattttgttttgggggggggttgtgattACAGTCTGTGGCGGTTCTGTTCATTATCAGACTAGTGTGGAGCTCAAGGTGGGGCGCTCTCCTAATATCACAAGATGATGATAGAAGCCCTTAcaacacaggcgcacacacagcaTCCACTCACACCAACCCGCAAGGTGAAATGAAACGTTGAAAAATGTCACGGCTAACCCTCAGAACgcaaacattttcagttagGTGTTCCCCTTCCTTAAACTGGTCCTCTTCACATGACTGAACTTTCTCACCATACCACAGTCAGACAACATGGATTCCAGAGTACGGACAGAGCAGATTTCCCCCTCTCTTACTCTGGTACAGTCGAAGTCAGGTGGAAGCATGGAGAGGAGCAGATGGCTGGCGATGTGTCAGCGAAACCATAACCACGGCGACCCTGAATAACATCTCACTACAATTACAGACTCCACAGCAGCGCTTAGCATCATATCAACATGGCGGGAAACACAGCTTCGCTAACTATGCCAATCAGGAGGGAATgaatcaaagtgtgtgtgtgttgtatttgtgtgtgtggtgtatgtggggACCTTAAATGGCTCAAGGGCAAGTCATATACGGTAGTTTAGCTATCTTGAGACTGCAAgcttgtgcacgtgtgtgtgttaaggctgCTCAATGATGGCAAAAATCATAATCACAGTTATTTTGGTCAAGAATGACATCAGGATTATTTGATCCTATTTACTCAACAACATTGGACACATCATGCATTTATGGAACTTATTTTTTATCTTTACTGTGGATTGTTGAAATATAATTAAAAAGAAAAGTAATTTTTAAATAGATGTAAaacacttttttattttttataaatccAGAAGTAATTACGAAAGCCGATATCCTGTCTTAAGAGTCTCAGGGAATCCTGATAAGGATGGAGGCCAAGCTGATACTCAGCTTTAGTTTGCCAGCTAGAGGAATAAAAGGAGAAGATCCGACAGAGCACAGCTTTCTTTAAGGGAGGGGAGAACTCATTTTGTATTGGTGTTTGTTTGAACACCTTCACCTTGAAAGACACCAGTAGTCAGTACTGCTGCACTCCCCATTGACAAACATTTGTAGTCACGACAACCGATACCAAAGAGCTGGGGGTGTAACAGGCACATAGCAAACCTGGACGACAGTGAGTTTGGGCTTTTAGGGAGGGGAATGCGCACTGCTATAAAGGAAAGAGATGCACTGGATTGATAACACAAGACAAAACGAGAGCATCGCTGAAACAAAATGCTGCACAAAAATGGTTTTCTCTCGATAATTTAGTTAACATTGTTGGAAGCCAAAATCGTAATTGAAGATCAATTTCAATCAatcgcccacccctagtgtgagtgcatgtgattAATCGTTTTTGCAAAAACTCATTAGAACAACATTTCGCACTCTCCCTTTACTGATGACATCTAGGGTGTGAAGTGAAGCAGGTTGCCTAGAGTTTAATCAAAGCGGCCTCGAGTCTTCAGCGGTAATAGACTTCTCATCCGTTTGCGCGCATTGAATTCTGAACAGGATATTTCAGGCCTTGATGCAACTGTTTTTTTAAAGGCCTGCCAAGTGAACCTTCAACACCAAAAAAGATACACACCCACGACaccagtaccacacacacaaacacactctctcacactcacgcactgtctcacacacacacacacacacacacacacacacacgcgcgcacactaGGGGGTAGAGTTTCATTAGGAGGCTCGTTACCTCTGGGTGGAGTTTGAGGTCGGTGTTGTTCTGGGCTTCAGGGTCGGAGGTCATAAGGCTGCTCCAGGCCTGTCCGTTTCCACATCTTAGAGAGAAGCCCTGGAACCTTAGCTCTGCGAcaccctgacagacacacacagaaagattaCACCTTTATCTACCCTTTTCACATTAAAAGAGAACAAAACTGACAAACTGGAGAGCGGTGGCCGAGTAGGAAACAGCATGTCGGTAGACCCACTCAagcaaatacatgttttttcaCATTTGCATTGTAAATCAGGACCAAGGTCTGCAGCAATATTAGATGGATAGAATCTGGGTTAGCAGCAGTGTTTCGAGCAGTGATTATAATCCTTCCTATACAGCAGGGTGTCTCTCGTCAGGCACTCCTGTACACCCATGGGAGTCGGTTTTTAGTTCCAGGGGATTCACACAGTGAGTCATTTAACAAGTACGGTCTGTCTACCTTCTGAAAGGACGCAACTAAAAATAAAGTTTTGATTGTCGTCACGTTGTGCCCCTAACAAACATGATATAACTATCCGGCTACTAGGAAGGGGAAATTATTCACAGCACGTATatcggtacacatcagctgtgCTCTCGCCGTCAGTCTACATCTCCCAAAAGAGTGATCAATCAAAGCTGAGTCATCAGAGAGGAGGGGTCCAGGCCAGGCCACAGGACTGACAGCTGGTTCCCAGGCCCTTCTGGGCTCAGCTGAGGCCTGGCGAGCTGGGGATGGAGACCCAGGGAGATGGCCTGACCATTCAAGGTCAGATTTGTGGATTAGGAATGAGTTTACACATTCTCACACCCCTTCACTACAGTACTGAAACATTAGTTTAGTCAAGACATCCCAACATCTCTTCTCGGTCTCCGCGAAGGATATATGAAAATGATGCACCCCCTGGTGGTATTGATATATAATTACACCACGGTTGATAAATATTGTAGTTTGGAACTATAATTATAGGCTACAATCGCTACAGAGTGACGTTTTCACGGTGTACCGATATTACCTTCTTCTCTCTAATGAGAAGCCCTCCTCTCCAAAGCTCATTCTCATCAATGCAGGTCTCCACAGCACTGGGGTCCATTAGGCTGGCAGAAAGGTATGAAGCTGATTTCTGCCAACTAGGGAAAAAAGGATTAAACATTATGTTTAGCATTCACAGTGTTGAAAACAGTTAAACAATTTACAAATGAAAGGTAGTTATTACTGCCAAAATCTTACgacacattttgagaaaaatctgGTGTATTCAGGTACAAGTATATATAATTATAAAGCTTCTAAAATTCATAGTTTAACATCCAAGTCACTCACAACTATGTACAACCTTAATAAAATCAAGACAGGAAATGCCTGATTTAGAATGTGACCTTTCTTTTTTGCAATCATAAAATCCAGTACACCATTATTATTGTCATTCaaaaccagtgtttcccacgcatagactaatttgtggcggtgcgccacagaatcaacacctgccgccacatattgcgtttcgttacAATTGGCAATTTTTTTAACACAATTTagtgtattcgttcagctgcatttcctctctctcactcacgtGTCtttctgacatacacacacacacagtctcaacgtcagcacacgttagcaacgaggCATACCGGTACCAACGAACATGTCTTATATCTCcaagacaagtgggttcccctttgttcttttggtgagaacccctccctccccccccccccaccaattgctttctaatctgtgggaaacactgaaaacacacagcACAATTTGCTGAGTTAGAAAGGCACCCTTACCCGACAGTGTGTTCCGTCACTATGGTCACCTTGCCAGAGTGCCAGGCCTGCATCTGTTTGAGAGCGCCCATCACAGGGAGGACGTCCCTCAGGCCAggaggctcctcctccacctggacAAGGATCACATCCAGCAGGGCCTTGCCTGGGGAGGGGGCACACAAGGGAACAGTTGAACACATTTCATGTTGGTCTATGTCAAAGGTTTGTGTGGCGGTCTTTGTGGTTGTCCTTCTGAATGCGTGTCTGTTTGTAAAGTCTACAGTCTAGTTGTATTTATGGCGAGAAATGTTGTGCGTACCTGGAGGTGGAAGTTTGTCGGACAGCAGGTGGAGTCCCTCTGCGGCTTCTTCATACAGCCTAGTGGAGCAGACCAAGTTGTCATGTTCGAATCAAGAGAAATATGAGAGGAGGCGGGGGTTTGTAAATGAGAAAAACAGGTGATATTCTGTTCATCCAAGCAATTCTTGCTCCACAACTGGAGCCACAACGGATCCTTAGTCTAACTTCAAGGTATTCTGAGTCATTGATGATGTTCTTGTTATATCTGTGCTGCATGACCGCTATGCAGGTGACCTGGCATGCATGACCAGACAGTCATGCAGTGAGCAGTTGCATCTCACTCTGTCATAGGTGGCATGTCCGCCTGGTTGCTCGGCTCCTCCTGGTCTGCTAAGGCACTTAGACACGCCTCCAAGGCAGAGGGACTCTCCTCCTCGCTGTCACTCTTCTGCAGTCCTGCCCCAAGCTCTTCCCACTCCACACTGCAGTACTAGAGATaagaaacaggaagaaaaaaagatgaaatTCCTAAAAGGTGGAATAGTGTAATTATACTGATCACCACAACTTGTAGCAGCACCTCAGCATCATCTTACCTGAGATGTTCCTTGGCATACCTGGATGCCAAAGTACCACTTCGGAGCTGATGGAACTCCACTGAGAGAGCATGCTGCAGAGACAAGATCCGGGTGAACTGCGTATCTTCAATACATTCTGTCAACTATATTTTACTGAGCTCAAATGACCTTACCTGGAATAGGAGAAACCTTCCTTTTTGAATGACGACTTGAGATGTCACCAAGTTTATTATATATCTGCCTGGCAACGTCCAATGCTAGATAAAAATAAAGGACCATTTTGACAACTCTTGGCTAACTACATCGTAATGCTCTTCAAATTAAATATGAACACAAATGGTTTATTATCTAAACGGGTTAGTACATTCCTGCCACAGCAGACTACGTGATCTGTGCCAGACAATGCTTTGTCTTTATGCAGATATTTGCTAAAAGCCTCGCTTGCATGTTGCTCCCATGGCAGTAGATCAATGGGGGTGACTTACGTCTAAAACCATCCGAGCATGTATTGTCCTCTTGGTTTAAAGACACAACCAGCACGTACCGGTCCATCTCGTCAAATCATTGGTTTTCTGGTAACCTAAAAATATTATTTCCGCGCTCTAGCTGACTTACTACCTTGTCTAGTTGGCAAGCTATCCTGTTAAATTTCCCCGCTCCGTAAAGAGGAAGTGAGCGACTACCAAATATTGTGAAGTTCCGTCGTAGTGTCATGGAGTTACTTCAAAATACAACCGTCTGGAAACGCTGTTTAACCTGACATTTGGAATATACatgaaaaatatgtattttctgtTATTATGTGCAATAAAAATGATTAAATATACATACTAAAATAAATTTATTACAATATAAGACCCATATATAATACCCATGTTTTACTGGGTATGCAGACGCTTTTTACAGGAACGAAAGTTTAATGTAGTTCAAGTTTCGACTCCATTAAAACAGTGCACTGACTGACATGCTGGGGGTCAAATTGTAAGGATGTGCCCGGTGGAGCTATAACCAGAAATGTCGAGTTTTACCAAATCTGCCCAGGTAATACTGTATGCATTATGTGAAACCGTTTAGGAGTTTATATGTCGCTGTTTCATTTTCTAGCTAAATTAGTTGATAGGATTATGTTGTCAGTCTGAGTGATATGGTCTTTGTAATTGCGGACTACTACAGTGTAGAGCAGGCTTAGCACCTTTAAGATGATTTAATAttattgtgttgtgtgttgtgtgctgtgTCTGATTGGTTTTACACCTTTACTCAGCAATGGGCTACTTTTGCACGGTCGTGGTACCTGATCGACGCCAGGATGCAGCCTCCGGGGAAGATTGCAACCATGTGTGCAATCAGGCTGAAGGGCAAACATAAGCCGATTTACCACGCACTAAGTGAGTCCCAAATTGCCATTCATATTATAATTATCTAAAACAACTACATACTTTAGTAATGTATAAACATTGCCCTTCACAAGCGTTATGGAGCTATGTTATGGAGTCAGTTCCCGTTTGTAATGTAACTATAAAAATGACCACATGGTGGTGATAAAAGATCAGAGGCACTACCAGCATTAGAACAGCTTTTCTGTCCTCTTATTTGATATCATACTGTGGTTAAAGGGTATCCAAAAAGAATTGGTCTTTATTTGTGTTGAGAAGTGTTTTGTCTCTGTATCGGATATTTATTCCATACCGTTTTAAAGCATGTCTTCTACCtacctgtaatttggcttttgGAGAGACTGGAAAGGGACTTGGAGGATACAAGGTGTATACTTTGTAAGCCTTTCtctcaactgtgtgtgtttcttctccAGGTGACTGTGGGGACCATGTGGTAGTTATGAACACTAGACATATAGCCTTCTCTGGGAACAAGTGGGAACAGAAAGTCTACTCGTCTCACTCTGGGTAATGTTTACTGTGTTGTTTCTTCTCTGAACATAGACTACGTGTTTCTTCTCTGAACATAGACTGTGTTGTGGCCCAGTTCAATATGCCCGTGTCTAGCAGCTGTTACTATGCTGCTTGTCAATGTTGTTTTGACCATGATTTACCACTTAATCTCAGGTCCTCTTGCAAGCATGTTTGACTTCCTCTTGAAACTGTAATCTGTTATTCCATAGAACTGCGACATAGAAACTGTTAATGAAAATCTCTGTCAAACCTGTGAATTAGTGTATATACGATCACAAGGCAATAAATTGACTTACAGTTTATAAGGTGTAGCCACAATACATTTGTCTGGATTAGTGTTTGATGTGATTCAAGCGGTTGTGTTCTCCTCTGCCCCTCAAAGGTATCCTGGTGGATTCAAACAAGTCACAGCCACCCAGCTCCATTTGAAAGATCCCAAAGCGGTATGTAGATCTAATTGTGCCTGCTGGATCTCAGCAAAGCTATACACTCTGTTACATCCCATACTGTTACAGCCCAGAGCATGGCCCTTGTTTCCCAACCCTATCTTTTACGTACCTATTGACCTGGCCACCCCCCTTCTTAATCTCcattccattctctctctctcttcctctctctctctctctctctctctctctctctctctctctctgtctctctctctctctctctctctctctctctctctctctctctctctctctctctgtctctctctctctcttcctctctctctgtctctgtctctgtcttcctctctctctctctctctctggttctctggcACATTAGCCTCCATTAATGAGATGGATGCCCATCCCCTGGCTGAGTTATTCCAGCAGGGTAGGAGTCTATCAGGGGTAATTGTGGGTAATTATCACATTGGGGGTGAGCCCCCTCCCTGCTTTTGACCACTCACAGACACTCACCCCTTGGTATCATGGTGAGTGATTATTCCCCTAGACAGCATTCATCCATCACCAAGGCAGCAGATCAGAAATTATAGGCACAGCCTTGATTAAGCCATCAGGGGTGGTGTTTATTATATACATATGAAGGATTCAAACTGGGGAAAGATGGCAAGAAATGTCCCAGGAGTGAATGAGACATTTGCACACTTTGGTTTTTTTCTTA comes from Hypomesus transpacificus isolate Combined female chromosome 2, fHypTra1, whole genome shotgun sequence and encodes:
- the mrpl13 gene encoding 39S ribosomal protein L13, mitochondrial, producing the protein MSSFTKSAQQWATFARSWYLIDARMQPPGKIATMCAIRLKGKHKPIYHALSDCGDHVVVMNTRHIAFSGNKWEQKVYSSHSGYPGGFKQVTATQLHLKDPKAIVKLAVYGMLPKNLARRTMMQRLHLFSEDELPEDILANLTEELPQPRQIPRKLNEYSQEEIDAFPRLWTPPKDYRMK